TTGACCTCCACCGTCTGGGGACCGTCCAGGGTGGGCACCTGAATCTGCCCGCCCAGCGCCGCCTTGGCAAAGCCGATCTTGGCGGTGTGAATCAGGTGTTCCTGTTCGCGGCGCAGTTCGGGGTGGCGCTCCATTTCAATATGCACGTACAGGTCGCCGTTGCCGCCGGGCCCCTCGTTGCCCATGCCGCTCACGCGGATGCGGTAGCCCTCATCAATGCCGCGCGGCAGCTTCACGCTGACCGTTTCGCCCTTCAGGGTGCGGCCCCGGCCCCGGCAGACGGTGCAGGGGTCCTGAATGGTCTGGCCCTCGCCCCGGCAGGTGGGGCACGCCTGCTGGGTTTCTACCACGCCGAAGATGGTGCGGGCCTGGGCGCGCACGGCCCCGGCGCCGCCGCAGGTGGTGCAGGACACGGGGGGCTTGCCCCCGGGTTCGGTGCGGCTGCCGTGGCAATGCTCGCAGCCCGTCAGGCGGTCCACAGTTACCTGAATTTCCTCGCCGGCGCGGGCCTGGGCCAGCGTGACGTGGGCCTCGGTTTCCAGATCGTCGCCCCGGGCGGGGCCCCGGCGCCCCCGGCCACCCACCGCGCCGCCAAACAGCTGCTCGAAGATGTCCATGGGGTCAAACCCGGCGCCGCCCATGCCGCCAAACGGATCGCCGCCGGGCATTCCGGCGCCCGGCGCGCTGCCAAAGCGGTCGTAGTGCGCGCGCTTCTCGGCGTCGCTCAGGACCGCGTACGCCTCGTTGATCTGCGCGAATTTCTCGGCGGCCCCGGCCTCCTTGTTGCGGTCGGGGTGGTACTTGAGGGCCAGTTTCCGGTAGGCGGACTTGATCTCATCGGCGCTTGCGGTGCTCGCCACGCCCAGCAGTTCGTAGTAATCCATGGCTCGTTTCTCGCCGGGCACCGCTGCCTGTGGGGCAGGGGCCGGGCCTCCGGTGCTCAGGTTAACATGACCAGACTCAGGAAAAGTGGGCTACAGGCTATGAGCTTTGAGCCATGGGCCATGGAGTAAATCCCCAAAGCCCATGGCTCATAGCCCATAGCTGCCTAAGTACGTTGCACCTCACGTTACGACTTTGCAGGAGAGCACCGCAAAGTCTCCACTCCCGGTGCAACGTCCTTTTTTCGATACTCGCTCCGCTCGGTTGATCTAAAGATCAACAGCGAGCTACTTAGTTCTGCTGTGAAGCCCGCCAGCCCAGCACCGCGCCGGCCACGTCCGGCCCCGAGACCACGCAGGCCAGCTGGCCCGCGCCGTGGGGCAGCAGCAGCACCGAGGCGCCGCCGTAGTTCAGGCTCAGGTGACCCAGGTCGCCCTGGCTCACGTGGGCACCGCCCACATTCGCCGCTGTGAGCAGAAAGCGGGCGTACATGCCAAAGGCTTCGGGCAGGGCCGCGCCCGTCTGGGCGGTCACCGTGCCGTCCTCGCCGTACAGGGTTGCGCCATGCACGCCGGGCACCTGTGCCAGCCCCGCCAGAGGCCCTGTTTCGGCGGGCGCGCTGGGGGAAGGCGCGCTGCTTACAGGTGCCGCCCCGGACGCCGCCGGGACCCGGGCAGCCAGCGCCGCGCGCAGATGGGGCTCAATGGCGGGCAGCAGTTCACCGGGGGTAAAGGGCTTGCGCAGCACGCCGCAGGCACCGGCTGACTGGGCGTCGCGCTGGGTCACGTCATCCACGATGCCGCTCATCAGCATGATGGGAATGGTCACGCCCCGGTCGCCCAGGATGCGCGTGAGTTCCAGGCCGCTCATGCCGGGCATCAGGATGTCGGCCAGGATCATGTCGGGCATGGGGTCAAGGGTATTCAGGGCGCTCTCGGCGCTGTCGGCCATGCGCACGGCAAAGCCCTGCGGAGCCAGAATGCGCTCCAGGGCTTTGCGGACGCTGACGCTGTCGTCCACCACCAGCACGGTGGTGGGGTTCTGCGGGTCAGTGAGATCAGACGGATTCATGAGGCCTCCAGGGCGGACGCAAGCGGATCGGCGGCGTGGGCATGGTCGACATGCACGGCCGCCTCCATCAGAAGCCGGGCGGTGGGCAGGGTGATCTGCCGGGGGTAACCGTCCAGGGCGTCGGGAGAAAGAAGGTGAAAACGGAAGTCGCCTTCCGCGCGGACACTGAGCAGGAAGGGCACGGCCTGCGTGGGAGCGCGCGCGCCGCATTCGGCGTCAATAATTTCGCCCCGGCGCAGCACGAGGTGCGCGGGCTGCGCCCCCAGATGCACCAGCAGCAGCCCCGAGAGCTGCAGGTCCTGCGCGCACAGCAGCACGTCGGTCAGGCCCAGGTCGCTCAGCTGCCCTTCCAGGGCCGCCGCCTCCGGGTCGTCCCAGGTGGGCGCACTGAGCCCCGGCATGCGCGCCAGGGCGCGGGCCAGCCCCTCGGGAGCGGTCAGGCCAGCCGGCACCACCACGTCAAAGGGCCCGCCGTAGCGCCCTGGCAGCTGGGCGCCGGGAATCAGCACCACGGTCTCGGCACTGGCCGGGTCGTCGCGCAGAATCTCGTGCAGGTCGGCCGGGCTCAGGTCATCCAGCGCCGGGTCAATAACCACCAGCGGGGGACGCTCGCGCTCAATCTGGGTGAGGGCGTGCAGGCCGCCCGCCGCTGTGGCCGCGCTCATGCCCGCCACCTCAATCAGGGCGGCGTGCGACAGGGCGCGCGAGAGCTGAGGCGAGACCACCAGGCAGCCGGCCGACGGATCGGGGCTCACGCCTGCACCTCCGCGCGGCCGGGCAGCAGCGCGGTCAGGCGCCGCAGCAGCAGCCGCTCCTCGGCCGGTTTGGCAAGGTAATCGTTGGCGCCCAGTTCCATGGCCAGCTGCTGGTGTTTCTCGCCCGCGCGGGTGGTCATCATGACCACCGGCAGGGCGGCGTGTTCGGGGGCGGCGCGCAGGGCGCGCAGCAGTTCAAAGCCGTTCATACGGGGCATTTCCAGGTCGCTCAGCACGAGGTCGGCCTTCAGGCCGGCCAGCAGGCGCTCCAGGGCGTCCTGGCCGTCGTGCGCGGTGGTCACGGTGAAGCCCGCGCGTTCCAGGGTGCGCCCCACATGGCGGCGCACGCTCAGGCTGTCGTCAACCAGCAGCACATGCGCCTGGGCGGCCACGGGGGCCGCCGCGCGCACCCGCCGGGGCCGGGCCTGCAGGCGGCTCAGGCCAGCCGGGTCCAGCACCGCCACCGGGTACGCCTGCCCGCTGGCGTCCATCAGGGTGGTCATGCCCATGAGGTAGTCCAGGCCCCCCAGCAGGTTGCCCGCCGGGCGCAGCACGATTTCTTCCAGGCTCAGGAATTCATCCACGATCACGCCCAGGGTACCGCCCCCGGGCAGGGACAGACGGGCCAGGTAACGCTGGCGGGCCGGGGCCTCGCCCCACGCCGCGCCCAGGTCCAGGCTCCCCTCTGGGGCCTGACCGTCCAGGGCGCTCATGCCCTGCAGCTGGGTGGCCAGCACGGCCACGCGCACGGTGCCCACCTTCATCACCAGCACGTCGGTGATCTGCTGGGCCACCGGCACCTGCAGGCGCACGGTGGTGCCCCGGCCGGGGCGGCTTTGCAGGTTCACGCGGCCCCCCATGCGGGCAATGGCCTCGCGCACGGCGTCCATGCCCACGCCGCGCCCGGCTTCCTGCGTCACCTGCTGCGCGGTGCTCAGGCCCGGCAGGAACACCAGTTGCGCGGTCTGCTCATCGGTATAGCCTGCCAGTTCCCCGGCGCTGGCGTGGCCAGACTGCAGGGCGCGGGCGCGCAGGGCGTCAAAGTTCAGGCCCTTGCCGTCGTCGCGCACCGTCACATGCAGCTGGCCGTCAGTCACGCCCGCGCTCACCTGAATGTTCAGCAGGGCGGGCTTGCCAGCCGCCACGCGGGCAGCCTCGCCCTCGCCGCCGTGCACCGCCGCGTTCGTCAGCAGGTGCAGCAGCGCCTCGCCCAGGGGCCCGGCGTGCTGGGCGTCCAGCAGGCTGTCCTCGCCCTCGATGGTCAGGGTCAGGTCGCCCCGGCGCGAGGCCCAGCGGTGCAGCGGGGCCGTCACGCGCGACAGCGGCACCAGCC
This genomic window from Deinococcus arcticus contains:
- the dnaJ gene encoding molecular chaperone DnaJ, encoding MDYYELLGVASTASADEIKSAYRKLALKYHPDRNKEAGAAEKFAQINEAYAVLSDAEKRAHYDRFGSAPGAGMPGGDPFGGMGGAGFDPMDIFEQLFGGAVGGRGRRGPARGDDLETEAHVTLAQARAGEEIQVTVDRLTGCEHCHGSRTEPGGKPPVSCTTCGGAGAVRAQARTIFGVVETQQACPTCRGEGQTIQDPCTVCRGRGRTLKGETVSVKLPRGIDEGYRIRVSGMGNEGPGGNGDLYVHIEMERHPELRREQEHLIHTAKIGFAKAALGGQIQVPTLDGPQTVEVKAGTQHGELHRLRGQGMPRLQGAGTGDLIVEYDVVVPRPSQLSPEAREALLAYARAVGDEVNDRPEGFLGKVGKMFRGE
- a CDS encoding DUF4388 domain-containing protein yields the protein MSPDPSAGCLVVSPQLSRALSHAALIEVAGMSAATAAGGLHALTQIERERPPLVVIDPALDDLSPADLHEILRDDPASAETVVLIPGAQLPGRYGGPFDVVVPAGLTAPEGLARALARMPGLSAPTWDDPEAAALEGQLSDLGLTDVLLCAQDLQLSGLLLVHLGAQPAHLVLRRGEIIDAECGARAPTQAVPFLLSVRAEGDFRFHLLSPDALDGYPRQITLPTARLLMEAAVHVDHAHAADPLASALEAS
- a CDS encoding response regulator transcription factor; the encoded protein is MNPSDLTDPQNPTTVLVVDDSVSVRKALERILAPQGFAVRMADSAESALNTLDPMPDMILADILMPGMSGLELTRILGDRGVTIPIMLMSGIVDDVTQRDAQSAGACGVLRKPFTPGELLPAIEPHLRAALAARVPAASGAAPVSSAPSPSAPAETGPLAGLAQVPGVHGATLYGEDGTVTAQTGAALPEAFGMYARFLLTAANVGGAHVSQGDLGHLSLNYGGASVLLLPHGAGQLACVVSGPDVAGAVLGWRASQQN